The Actinomycetota bacterium genome includes a region encoding these proteins:
- a CDS encoding NDP-sugar synthase, with protein sequence MKAVVLVGGEGTRLRPLTETIPKPLINIVDRPQLDHVLDLLARHGVDEVVLSSPYLEQTFHPFIAARGDLPPSVRWITEEAPLGTGGAIVNALEHLGDEPFLALNGDILTDLDLTAMRAFHRERGATATIGLTHVDDARPFGLVPIADDGRVIEFREKPLERVPGDVNAGTYLLDPSSLTAWPAGENVSIEREIFPALIADGRPLYGYLSEAYWLDLGTPEKYLQAHADILEGEVEGLSYPAPWIADTADVDLRSHLGRWVAVGAHASIAAEAAVDDSVLLPGAIVEARAHVTGTILGPGARVGEGAIVTDGVLAEGAEVPDDMEIEGARIPPGQIAAEDED encoded by the coding sequence ATGAAGGCGGTCGTTCTCGTCGGGGGAGAGGGGACCCGTTTGCGGCCGCTCACCGAGACGATCCCTAAGCCACTGATCAACATCGTGGACCGGCCCCAGCTCGACCACGTGCTCGATCTGCTTGCCCGGCACGGGGTCGACGAGGTCGTCCTGTCGAGCCCGTACCTGGAGCAGACCTTCCATCCCTTCATCGCCGCGCGCGGTGATCTGCCGCCCTCGGTCCGGTGGATCACCGAGGAGGCGCCCCTGGGCACCGGTGGTGCGATCGTGAACGCGCTCGAGCACCTCGGCGACGAGCCGTTCCTCGCGCTGAACGGCGACATCCTCACCGATCTCGATCTGACGGCGATGCGTGCGTTCCACCGCGAGCGAGGCGCGACCGCCACGATAGGGCTGACCCACGTGGACGACGCCCGGCCCTTCGGGCTCGTGCCGATCGCCGACGACGGGCGGGTGATCGAGTTCCGGGAGAAGCCCCTCGAGCGGGTTCCCGGTGACGTGAACGCGGGCACCTACCTGCTGGATCCCTCCTCGCTCACGGCGTGGCCGGCGGGGGAGAACGTCTCGATCGAGCGCGAGATCTTCCCCGCCCTGATCGCCGACGGGCGTCCGCTCTACGGCTACCTATCCGAGGCGTACTGGCTCGATCTCGGGACCCCGGAGAAGTACCTGCAGGCCCACGCGGACATCCTCGAGGGCGAGGTCGAGGGACTGTCCTACCCCGCGCCGTGGATCGCCGACACCGCCGACGTCGACCTGCGGTCCCATCTCGGTCGCTGGGTCGCCGTCGGCGCGCACGCGTCGATCGCGGCCGAGGCCGCCGTCGACGACTCGGTGCTGCTGCCAGGCGCGATCGTCGAGGCACGGGCGCACGTGACCGGGACGATCCTCGGGCCCGGGGCGCGCGTCGGCGAGGGAGCGATCGTGACCGACGGCGTGCTCGCCGAAGGAGCCGAGGTTCCCGACGACATGGAGATCGAGGGCGCGCGCATCCCGCCCGGACAGATAGCCGCCGAGGACGAGGACTGA